CCATGAGTGAATTAGCGGAAAGCAGAAAGGTTAAAGCGTAAAGACATTTATCTTTAATCTTTATCCTATATCGCCGAGACCCTTACGGTATTCCACAAGCTTAGCCTTCACGTCGGCGTCGGAGAGAGCCACGATGTGGGCAGCCAGGTAGCCGGCGTTCTTACCGTTACCGATACCTACAGTTGCAACGGGAATGCCACCGGGCATCTGGACGATGGAATGGAGGGCGTCTACACCGTTCAGGGGACCGCCAGCGCAGGGCAGACCGATCACCGGAAGAATGGTGTGAGCAGCCAGCACGCCCGGAAGAGCGGCGGCGAGACCAGCAACACCGATGATGACCT
This portion of the Fibrobacter sp. genome encodes:
- a CDS encoding AIR carboxylase family protein — translated: VIIGVAGLAAALPGVLAAHTILPVIGLPCAGGPLNGVDALHSIVQMPGGIPVATVGIGNGKNAGYLAAHIVALSDADVKAKLVEYRKGLGDIG